The following are encoded together in the Babesia microti strain RI chromosome II, complete genome genome:
- a CDS encoding exosome complex exonuclease DIS3/RRP44 (overlaps_old_locusTagID:BBM_II04200), with the protein MIRGSYIIGCVQCAKGRFIIRGLNNLNRAINGDKVAIVEIKDSSTTEAESDIDDDIIGLDGGGEDGEIVNYCCGSNDELLGRVVGIISRNFREIAGSLQPLQLSSSTNSRIFMPIDSRIPFINIKTRMSKELEGKRITVKIADWPADSKRPNGYWVRILGDIGHVDVETWAILIENSITVDEFSDSAHKELPLSSWIAEPQSGRIEWTDTTVSVDPPGCTDIDDALSYKKIENNLRIGVHIADVSHFVKDGSALDMEASKRCNTVYLVDRRHEMLPELLTSNICSLRSNVHRYAFSVIWTMDLEGNILDTKFTKSIICSSASLTYEQAHQIIQGHISVSSEVKESLTGLLEISAKLRQKRIEKGALELASAEVSFDYDESSQIRGLRPYKLYPTNQMVEEFMLLANTSVAKKLTNTFPCTIIRRHPLPQLDKLEELNNTLKSCGFGQLRYNNSKELNESLQNISRKHPHIERILRILSTRCMSQAVYSNSKDVPRLEWHHYGLCVDVYTHFTSPIRRYADILVHRLLEAALEISTIPEGWNRKLTESCDHMNDKCFASKRSSRASIELFSYYLFKKSGPKVTKGIVTALRNSGITVMCPEFGIQVFASSANKTRPYKLFDQIDVKLESHDRFSRFSVIATV; encoded by the exons ATGATTAGGGGTAGTTATATAATTGGTTGTGTTCAATGTGCCAAAGGACGTTTCATTATACGGGGattgaacaatttgaatCGTGCTATAAATGGGGATAAAGTGGCGATTGTGGAGATAAAAGATTCTTCTACAACTGAAGCTGAAAGTGATATagatgatgatataattggCCTAGACGGGGGAGGAGAAGATGGTGAAATAGTTAACTATTGTTGTGGCTctaatgatgaattgttGGGCCGCGTAGTTGGCATTATATCTCGGAATTTCAGAGAAATTGCTGGGTCATTACAGCCCCTGCAGTTATCATCATCGACCAACAGCAGGATCTTTATGCCCATTGACTCTAGAATCCCCTTCATAAACATAAAGACGAGAATGTCCAAAGAACTGGAGGGGAAGCGAATTACAGTCAAAATTGCAGATTGGCCAGCCGACTCAAAGAGACCGAATGGTTACTGGGTCAGAATATTGGGTGATATTGGCCATGTAGACGTTGAGACTTGGGCTATTCTCATTGAAAATTCAATTACAGTTGACGAATTTTCCGATTCTGCACATAAAGAACTTCCTTTATCTAGTTGGATTGCTGAGCCACAATCTGGTAGAATTGAATGGACTGATACCACTGTATCAGTTGACCCTCCTGGTTGTACAGATATAGATGATGCCCTTAGTTACAAAAAGATCGAAAATAATCTAAGAATTGGAGTACATATAGCAGATGTATCTCACTTTGTCAAAGATGGCAGTGCCCTGGATATGGAGGCGTCAAAGCGTTGCAACACCGTATATCTAGTTGACAGGAGACATGAAATGTTGCCTGAGTTATTAACTAGTAATATATGTTCTCTAAG ATCTAATGTGCACAGGTACGCATTTAGCGTAATTTGGACCATGGATTTAGAGGGTAATATTTTGGACACCAAATTCACAAAGTCAATCATATGTAGCAGTGCATCACTCACTTACGAACAAGCTCATCAGATCATCCAAGGCCATATATCCGTTTCCAGTGAAGTTAAGGAATCTTTAACGGGTCTACTAGAAATTTCCGCTAAACTTAGGCAAAAGAGGATTGAAAAGGGAGCTTTGGAATTGGCATCGGCCGAAGTATCATTTGATTATGATGAATCATCACAGATTAGGGGATTGAGACCGTATAAGCTTTATCCTACGAATCAGATG GTAGAAGAATTCATGTTACTGGCGAATACTAGCGTGGCAAAGAAACTAACTAATACCTTCCCCTGTACCATAATACGGCGACATCCTCTTCCACAATTGGACAAACTGGAAGAGCTAAACAACACATTGAAGTCTTGCGGATTTGGCCAACTCAGATACAATAACTCAAAGGAGCTAAATGAATCTTTACAGAACATATCACGAAAACACCCGCATATAGAAAGGATTTTGCGCATTTTGAGCACTAGATGCATGTCACAGGCTGTGTATTCCAATTCTAAGGATGTACCAAGGCTCGAGTGGCATCATTATGGGCTATGCGTGGATGTATATACTCATTTTACCTCGCCCATTAGGCGATACGCAGATATTTTAGTTCATAGGCTACTGGAGGCAGCTCTTGAAATCTCCACAATACCAGAAGGGTGGAATAGAAAGTTGACAGAATCTTGTGACCACATGAATGATAAGTGTTTCGCTTCCAAACGTTCTTCGCGTGCttcaattgaattattttcgTACTATTTGTTTAAGAAATCAGGCCCTAAAGTTACCAAAGGCATAGTTACAGCACTACGTAACAGCGGAATCACCGTAATGTGCCCAGAATTCGGAATACAAGTATTTGCATCAAGTGCAAATAAGACGAGGCCATATAAGTTATTCGACCAGATAGACGTAAAGCTGGAATCACATGATAGATTTTCGAGGTTTTCAGTGATTGCTACTGTTTGA
- a CDS encoding high mobility group protein B4, putative (HMGB4) (overlaps_old_locusTagID:BBM_II04200;~overlaps_old_locusTagID:BBM_II04205), protein MDSNVGAIGYRLFCNEQIPAIKQRIELETGRKAKVSDLQKELSTLWKNLTEQERQVIDHFYIYL, encoded by the exons ATGGATAGCAATGTAGGGGCCATTGGATATCGACTTTTTTGCAACGAACAAATCCCAGCTATTAAACAGAGAATCGAACTAGAAACTGGTAGAAAG GCTAAAGTATCTGACTTGCAGAAAGAGTTATCAACATTATGGAAAAATCTAACAGAACAAGAAAGACAGGTAATCGACCacttttatatatatttgtaa
- a CDS encoding hypothetical protein (overlaps_old_locusTagID:BBM_II04205), producing the protein MPKFTSSSITLINDAMASFLEQLAHLTDRYMVQRGEKYPIRPQHIVGGINQGDDSVSFLKESIEYINKNQDNGNHRNSVKKARNSEILPYEVTDDAEKRKITKYFKLKML; encoded by the exons atgccaaaattCACCTCATCTTCAATAACCCTAATTAATGATGCAATG GCGTCATTCCTAGAACAGCTAGCGCATCTAACCGACAGGTACATGGTTCAAAGGGGGGAAAAGTATCCTATTAGACCGCAACACATAG TGGGTGGGATAAACCAGGGCGATGACTCAGTATCTTTCCTAAAAGAATCGATCgaatacataaataagAATCAAGATAATGGCAACCATAGGAATTCAGTTAAGAAGGCCAGGAACAGTGAAATATTGCCATATGAAGTTACAGATGATGCGGAGAAACGTAAAATAACTAAGTATTTTAAACTAAAAATGTTGTAA
- a CDS encoding small subunit ribosomal protein S13e (overlaps_old_locusTagID:BBM_II04210) yields MGRMYSKGKGISSSSIPYRRKMPVWLKAKPSEVEDQIVKLAKKGQTPSQIGVILRDSMGIPQVKPITSNKILRILKAHGLAPEIPEDLYFLIKKAVSIRKHLSRNLNDKDSKFRLILVESRIHRLTRYFKKKRQLPATWKYQSSTASSLIA; encoded by the exons ATGGGTCGCATGTACTCTAAAGGAAAGGGTATATCCTCTTCATCCATTCCATACCGGAGAAAGATGCCAGTATGGCTGAAGGCGAAACCTTCGGAGGTGGAGGATcagattgtaaaattagCCAAAAAGGGCCAGACACCCTCCCAAATTGGCGTTATCCTTCGCGATTCTATGGGTATCCCCCAAGTAAAACCCATCACCTCTAATAAAATTCTCAGAATCCTCAAGGCACATG GATTAGCCCCTGAAATACCAGAAGACCTATACTTTTTGATCAAAAAGGCTGTATCCATCCGCAAACACTTGAGCAGAAATTTGAACGACAAAGATTCAAAGTTCAGATTGATTCTTGTAGAGTCCAGGATACACAGATTAACAAGATATTTCAAAAAGAAGAGACAATTGCCTGCTACTTGGAAATACCAATCTTCCACTGCAAGCTCACTCATTGCctga
- a CDS encoding Developmentally-regulated G-protein 2 (overlaps_old_locusTagID:BBM_II04215) produces the protein MGIVDKINEIEAEISRTQKNKATEHHLGILKAKLAKYRTMLEQAPKTNKGGGDGFEISRTGDARICLIGFPSVGKSTLLNQVTSTISDTGNYEFTTLTCVSGILEYNMAKIQLLDLPGIIEGAAQGRGRGRQVIAVAKSCDLILMILDATKYDAQKFKLERELEGIGIRLNRQPPQISFRIKTAGGINVNSLVPNDIEYKTIHSILHEYRIFHAEIIFRERATIDDLIDVIEGNRKYVPCIYLYNKVDMLTLDALNEIGKRPYGIPVSCELGWNMNLMKQLIWHRLKLLRIFTKKKGDRPKFDEPIILSPQRCGNKVIDAITLIHKELLKEFKFAFVWGSSVKHIPQCVGLNHVLEDEDVVQIVKKR, from the exons ATGGGCATCGTTGACAAGATCAATGAAATAGAGGCTGAAATCTCCAGGACACAGAAAAACAAGGCTACAGAA CATCACCTTGGGATTCTTAAGGCTAAATTGGCAAAGTATAGAACCATGCTAGAACAGGCACCTAAAACTAACAAAGGTGGGGGCGATGGTTTTGAAATATCAAG AACTGGTGATGCTAGAATCTGCCTAATTGGGTTCCCTTCTGTTGGGAAATCTACGCTACTAAATCAAGTAACATCGACAATATCTGATACTGGAAATTATGAATTTACAACACTTACTTGCGTCTCTG GAATACTCGAATACAACATGgcaaaaattcaattattagatCTGCCTGGTATAATTGAAGGAGCAGCTCAAGGAAGAGGAAGGGGCAGACAAGTAATAGCTGTGGCTAAGTCCTGCGATCTGATACTTATGATCCTTGATGCCACAAAGTATGATGCGCAAAAGTTTAAACTTGAAAGGGAATTGGAGGGTATTGGTATTAGGTTAAATAGACAACCCCCTCAG ATCTCATTTCGGATTAAAACGGCTGGAGGAATAAACGTAAACTCACTAGTCCCTAACGATATCGAATATAAAACGATACATTCCATTTTGCACGAATATAGGATATTTCACGCCGAAATCATCTTCCGTGAACGTGCGACAATAGACGACTTAATCGATGTAATTGAAGGGAATCGCAAATATGTCCCATGTATCTATTTATACAACAAAGTAGACATGTTGACTCTGGATGCTCTTAATGAGATTGGAAAGAG ACCTTATGGAATACCAGTTAGCTGTGAATTAGGGTGGAACATGAACCTTATGAAACAGCTCATTTGGCACAGATTAAAATTGCTACGCATATTCACTAAGAAGAAGGGGGATAGGCCAAAATTTGACGAACCAATCATCCTTTCTCCGCAAAGAT GTGGCAATAAAGTTATAGATGCAATTACTTTGATACATAAAGAATTATTGAAGGAATTTAAATTCGCGTTCGTCTGGGGCAGCAGCGTGAAGCACATTCCACAGTGCGTAGGCTTGAACCACGTTTTGGAAGATGAAGATGTGGTACAGATTGTGAAAAAGCGGTAG
- a CDS encoding Riboflavin kinase (overlaps_old_locusTagID:BBM_II04220): MIIRRNCWVICGETHFLDVGHAPINILKTLNWLDTNITIHTDSINSASLLKFVENIKISTNLENFANIYANSTLYTVKGGILFNKEQEFHHLFKVHSKSRVTNKLLLGITKILSVSTPDLYIKRLFDLVSVTKDKLIIISKSIILRILVHLLSYQEIVIFVDDLEGLSSEIEGVGTIFLVDIETQYSSANIKDIIGFACNDTVIVNLKDKFQISGTTTITPLPSLEAIQESISDSFILFPNPLVITGKIVKGKNRGSNLLGIPTANIDSTDDYSLCIPGVYFGYVQFPYIGKQSYFASTSIGYNIHFSDPVRSIESYIHHTFDTVLVGYSVKLELRGYIRSETSFTSLELLIETIRNDCNLGNLIDCNWGFLTSE, from the exons ATGATCATTAGGCGCAATTGCTGGGTTATATGTGGCGAGACTCATTTTTTAGATGTTGGTCATGCCCCTATTAATATACTGAAGACATTAAATTGGCTTGACACTAATATCACTATTCATACCGATAGTATAAATTCGGCTTctttgttaaaatttgtggaaaatattaaaatatcaaccaatttggaaaattttgccAATATTTACGCTAATAGCACACTATATACTGTAAAAGGGGGcattttatttaacaaagAACAGGAATTTCACCATCTATTTAAGGTACACTCAAAAAGTAGAGTAACTAATAAACTTCTATTAGGcataacaaaaatactaTCTGTTAGCACACCTGACTTGTATATTAAGAGATTATTTGACTTAGTATCCGTTACAAAAGACAAActtattataatttctaaatcaataatattgaGGATATTAGTACATCTTTTGTCTTATCAggaaattgttatatttgtagATGATCTAGAGGGGCTGAGTTCAGAAATTGAAGGCGTTGGTACAATATTTCTAGTAGACATAGAAACTCAATATTCATCTGCAAATATTAAGGATATAATTGGTTTTGCTTGCAACGACACTgtgattgtaaatttgaaggATAAGTTTCAGATATCAGG AACAACTACCATAACCCCCTTACCGTCACTTGAAGCTATACAGGAATCGATTTCGGATTCTTTTATATTATTCCCCAATCCGTTAGTTATCACAGGGAAAATTGTTAAGGGTAAAAACCGCGGTTCCAACTTATTAGGAATCCCAACTGCTAACATAGATTCTACTGACGATTATTCACTCTGCATTCCTGGAGTTTATTTTGGTTACGTACAATTTCCATATATTGGTAAACAGAGCTACTTCGCTAGCACATCCATAGgatataatatacactTTAGTGACCCAGTTAGATCTATTGAATCGTACATTCATCATACATTTGACACAGTCTTGGTGGGATACAGCGTTAAATTGGAGTTGAGAGGATATATAAGGAGCGAAACATCGTTTACTTCGTTGGAACTCCTTATAGAAACCATAAGGAACGATTGTAATCTGGGAAATCTCATAGATTGTAATTGGGGGTTTTTAACTAGTGAATAG
- a CDS encoding Heat shock protein homolog SSE1 (overlaps_old_locusTagID:BBM_II04225): protein MKSYILSLDIGASASCVCSVNSSNPNDIKLNVNQASNRQTPTVIAFRDNEMIFAEEAEGSLATLADNAATMLSVVMGLNDKQCSQFAADNCLYYSPNIVEIDNLPAIAVQFAGSETKIPMTELLFFYIRNLLEVPLLEYPQEIEYELIISVPTNASDAYIQDLGKSISYLKGIKRAWAVSESYASLHRWSKAQLPDYMNNFTESHLGFLDIGFSSTTFSITKVAKLISEDGAYSYQLCIIGEQTIPFGTLTMIKSISELVAKKFEFEIDKLPYKKRITLFKACNKCLKDLSISDHAKVEIECFLNEDDLLCPITREQLTEEGNNLIDNTVTNLIKGVLKTANMETVDNIELIGGGSRVPLVQKLLGKFIADGNKFRHTIHNKSCIAHGSILALLPPDENIVITKSDNSVKEIVLVPLSDEAKERIDKIYNVHMEHKKKVNMLNALESRILEIRNHKSGDFSDLISDEMNPLIDQLESWTWDSLNDPSVTLTNIEEKLDSFEKNLEKTSPRYIEEINRKHEEKRNREMEMSDDTTLTKEQLLKRAAKNKQEGNELYADGNIELSIQRYIKSLGYCTKVVDPTEAQLHEMNDIKYACHLNLAQCYLRFDSEQAYNKAKKSCESALSIKQTAKAYFKISIAYEKLKDFDKSMDSIKKAMELENNKTFSDRAALLNRFIQARKEKEKKVYSKMFA from the exons ATGAAATCTTACATTCTTTCCCTAGACATAGGGGCATCTGCCTCTTGCGTATGTTCCGTCAATTCTAGCAATCCAAATGACATCAAACTGAATGTCAATCAGGCATCTAACCGCCAAACTCCCACTGTCATCGCATTCCGTGATAATGAAAT GATATTTGCAGAAGAAGCGGAGGGTTCACTTGCTACACTTGCAGATAACGCAGCTACC ATGCTCTCAGTAGTTATGGGCTTGAATGATAAACAATGTAGCCAATTTGCGGCAGATAACTGTCTGTATTATTCACCTAATATTGTAGAGATTGATAATTTACCAGCTATTGCTGTTCAATTTGCTGGATCAGAAACAAAA ATACCTATGACTGAGCTTCTATTCTTTTACATAAGAAATCTGTTAGAAGTGCCCCTCTTAGAATATCCACAGGAAATCGAATATGAGCTAATAATATCTGTTCCTACAAATGCATCTGATGCATATATACAGGATTTGGGCAAATCAATATCATATCTCAAGG GAATTAAAAGAGCATGGGCTGTATCTGAATCTTATGCATCCCTTCATCGGTGGTCTAAGGCGCAGCTACCAGATTACATGAACAATTTTACGGAATCTCACCTTGGATTTCTTGACATCGGATTTTCATCCACCACATTTTCCATAACAAAAGTTGCTAAACTTATTAGCGAAGATGGTGCTTATAGTTACCAGCTCTGTATCATTGGAGAACAAACAATCCCATTTGGCACCTTAACT ATGATAAAGTCAATTAGTGAACTTGTTGCTAAGAAATTTGAGTTTGAAATAGACAAATTGCCATATAAAAAGAGGATAACACTTTTCAAGGCG TGTAATAAATGCTTAAAAGATTTGAGTATTTCTGATCATGCTAAAGTCGAGATTGAGTGTTTCTTAAACGAAGACGATTTGCTATGCCCTATCACCCGTGAACAGCTCACTGAAGAGGGGAATAATCTCATAGACAAT acTGTAACCAATTTGATCAAAGGGGTATTGAAAACAGCAAACATGGAAACGGTAGATAACATTGAGCTAATCGGGGGGGGGTCCAGAGTGCCACTAGTGCAAAAATTGCTTGGAAAGTTCATTGCAGACGGCAATAAGTTTAGACACACGATACACAACAAATCCTGCATAGCGCACGGGTCAATATTAGCTCTATTACCACCTGATGAAAACATCGTCATTACCAAATCTGATAACTCTGTCAAAGAAATAGTACTAGTGCCACTTAGTGACGAGGCAAAGGAAAGGATtgacaaaatatacaatgttCATATGGAACACAAAAAAAAGGTTAACATGTTAAATGCGCTGGAAAGTAGGATTTTGGAGATTAGAAATCATAAGAGTGGAGACTTTTCAGATCTCATATCCGATGAAATGAATCCACTAATTGATCAACTTGAATCTTGGACATGGGATTCTTTGAACGACCCATCAGTGACATTAACG aATATTGAGGAAAAATTGGATAGTTTTGAGAAGAATTTAGAAAAAACAAGTCCGCGCTATATAGAGGAGATTAACAGGAAGCATGAAGAGAAGAGGAATAGGGAGATGGAAATGTCCGATGATACAACACTCACCAAGGAACAACTACTCAAACGCGCTGCGAAGAACAAACAAGAAGGTAACGAGCTGTACGCGGACGGCAATATAGAATTGTCAATCCAACGATACATCAAGAGTTTGGGCTACTGCACTAAGGTTGTGGATCCCACTGAAGCCCAGTTACATGAGATGAATGACATAAAATATGCCTGTCACCTGAATTTGGCTCAATGCTATCTCAGATTTGATTCTGAGCAAGCTTATAACAAAGCGAAGAAATCTTGCGAATCAGCATTATCTATAAA acaaaCTGCAAAAGCATACTTTAAAATTAGCATTGCctatgaaaaattgaaggattttgacaaatcaaTGGATAGTATTAAGAAGGCTATGGAATTAGAAAACAATAAAACATTCAGTGATAGAGCTGCATTGCTTAATAGATTTATACAGGCTAGGAAAGAGAAGGAGAAAAAAGTCTATTCAAAAATGTTTGCGTAA
- a CDS encoding hypothetical protein (overlaps_old_locusTagID:BBM_II04225), producing the protein MYPPQGFMDPTYPPSQKQSRILSRDCLYLDLVDKLRRRLRRALFFVGSCQYSTSYRNNSDGNHCYETKLFNQAEKILEAEPILYASGHVPELRTKPSLLALRIDQLGNRNKQLLANILEASRRRCKSSSFDTIDGQIAYLMDQVKRLYH; encoded by the exons ATGTATCCACCACAAGGTTTCATGGATCCTACATACCCCCCATCGCAAAAACAATCCCGCATTTTAAGT CGCGACTGCCTGTACTTAGATTTGGTGGATAAGCTACGTCGCAGATTGCGGCGAGCCCTATTCTTTGTTGGGTCTTGTCAATATTCCACGAGTTATAGAAACAATTCGGATGGTAATCACTGTTACGAAaccaaattgtttaacCAAGCAGAGAAGATACTCGAGGCTGAGCCTATTCTATATGCCAGTGGACACGTCCCTGAACTACGCACCAAGCCTAGTTTATTGGCTCTGAGAATTGACCAACTTGGTAATAGGAACAAACAGCTGTTGGCCAACATTTTAGAGGCTTCAAGGAGGAGGTGCAAGAGTAGTAGTTTCGATACTATCGATGGGCAGATAGCTTATCTGATGGACCAAGTCAAGCGATTATACCACTGA
- a CDS encoding DDX54, DBP10, ATP-dependent RNA helicase DDX54/DBP10 (overlaps_old_locusTagID:BBM_II04230): MDLDDEFDSNGEEDYDFGGSDDEYHLSDSLVYEDYISTDNSAKICESDCYLFNNDHHSVEIVAKKHSEGKKGPFGMLGLSEDLIFSLEKRLKFRQPSPIQRKVIPHVLNARDILCLARTGSGKTISYLAPIVQRLNCHSTRVGSRCLIILPTRELSLQIVKVLRKLMVKNDLKIACLIGGQGIETQFSALANNPDILIATPGRLAHHLVEKSLQLVRVEIFVLDEADKLCEDGFLPHIYKIVSQLPANRQTIVVSATLPTEVAEFTKFNLKDPFLANLDKDHQLSDDLRVDFLYVPSDFKIPALYKIANKLKEKSTIVFVATRHHVEFFKLLFDLSHLKASYVYGSMDMSLRMQQMANFSNSKTNFLIVTDVAARGLDIPIVNNVINFDFPYSPKLFIHRAGRTARAGRTGVAVSLVTLQELSFTTELELFLGKKIEIARKELKSCLLGSIGRLDNEMEYVESVIACNVELQHLRRSMNAALNLYYKTRPMPSRNSVINAKKLIASCGGLPILNRSTHPYWCDLTDADSDNVEFLKALNKFRPEKTRMAVKACEAFEKYHNINNYMQEIKRTGGNSDGMGLEIVTRSSDVSSDEIKINHDTLDDDRSYLDRLIQITNGNTADVISNINSINKSIAVSKRAKNRLEKGLPLFQNNNRRHVTKSLISSTSSNCNYARKCAMRLPDMTLNINPDAERDLQRKRYSQKTRWDPKKRKFTQNIVDNLTKEVYKNESGVKVRGEMQCKGLLKKWMAISKIRLQKSGEIEESRTRTFLKSKRSAKIDCDDEINLKGDKFSEISNPKYAALIDSYRRDKKLTHKETRLLKKITGKIDKNDTNKIGKGNMTGRELKTPLQIQYALKRSTRANTVAKFKRRQEEKMAKQSAPSRSIKFCWI, encoded by the exons ATGGATTTAGATGATGAGTTTGATTCTAATGGCGAGGAAGACTATGATTTTGGGGGTTCAGATGACGAATACCATCTATCAGACTCCTTAGTTTATGAAGATTATATTAGTACCGATAATTCTGCGAAAATTTGCGAAAGCGACTGTTATTTATTCAACAATGATCACCATAGTGTTGAAATCGTTGCAAAGAAACATTCTGAGGGCAAAAAAGGTCCATTTGGTATGTTGGGTCTCAGTGAAGACTTAATATTTTCTCTAGAGAAACGGCTAAAATTCAGACAACCATCGCCCATACAACGGAAGGTAATCCCTCATGTTCTGAATGCTCGTGATATTTTATGTCTAGCTAGAACTGGTTCTGGAAAAACTATATCTTATTTGGCGCCCATAGTGCAACGACTTAACTGTCACTCAACTAGGGTTGGCAGTAGATGTCTAATAATCCTGCCCACCAGGGAGCTATCCCTTCAAATTGTTAAGGTCCTTAGGAAGTTGATGGTTAAAAATGATCTAAAAATTGCCTGTTTGATTGGAGGTCAGGGAATAGAAACCCAGTTTTCGGCTTTGGCGAACAATCCAGACATTTTAATTGCCACGCCTGGCCGTTTGGCACATCATTTAGTTGAGAAAAGTTTACAATTGGTGAGAgttgaaatatttgtgcTGGATGAAGCGGATAAACTTTGTGAGGATGGATTCCTCCCTCATATATACAAGATTGTATCACAACTACCGGCAAATAGACAAACAATTGTCGTGTCTGCTACGCTACCTACCGAAGTTGCAGAGTTTACCAAATTTAACCTTAAGGATCCATTCCTagctaatttagataagGATCACCAGTTGAGTGACGATTTAAGAGTGGACTTCCTATATGTACCTTCTGACTTTAAAATACCAGCACTGTATAAGATTGCTAACAAGCTCAAG GAGAAAAGTACAATAGTGTTCGTGGCCACTCGGCATCATGtagaattttttaaattgctATTTGACCTGTCACATCTAAAAGCATCCTATGTGTACGGCAGCATGGATATGTCGCTCCGTATGCAACAAATGGCGAATTTTAGTAACTCTAAAACAAACTTTTTAATAGTAACAGATGTGGCAGCTAGAGGTTTGGATATACCAATTGTGAATAATGTGATAAACTTTGACTTTCCTTATTCTcccaaattgtttatcCATAGGGCGGGACGCACTGCTAGAGCAGGACG AACTGGAGTGGCAGTGTCCCTAGTCACTCTTCAAGAACTCTCATTCACAACCGAGTTAGAGCTATTTTTGGGCAAGAAAATTGAAATCGCTAGGAAAGAATTGAAATCATGCCTTTTGGGTTCCATTGGCAGGCTGGACAATGAAATGGAATATGTGGAATCTGTAATAGCTTGCAATGTCGAATTACAGCATCTGCGGCGTTCAATGAATGCGGCACTGAATCTTTACTATAAAACTAGACCTATGCCTAGCAGAAATAGTGTTATTAATGCTAAAAAACTGATAGCATCATGTGGAGGATTGCCAATACTTAACCGTTCAACCCATCCATATTGGTGTGACCTAACAGATGCTGACAGCGATAATGTTGAATTTTTGAAGGCATTGAATAAGTTTCGACCTGAAAAGACTAGAATGGCGGTTAAGGCATGTGAAGCATTTGAAAAGTACCATAATATCAACAACTATATGCAAGAAATTAAGCGAACGGGTGGAAATAGTGATGGAATGGGGCttgaaattgttactagAAGCAGTGATGTTAGTAGTGAcgaaataaaaataaaccaTGATACCTTGGATGACGACAGATCCTACCTAGATAGACTTATCCAAATTACAAATGGCAATACTGCAGATGTAATAAGcaatataaattcaataaataaatctaTAGCTGTATCTAAGAGGGCAAAGAATAGACTTGAAAAGGGCTTGCCTTTATTTCAAAACAATAACAGGCGCCATGTAACGAAAAGCCTTATCTCATCTACCAGCTCAAACTGCAATTATGCTAGAAAGTGTGCGATGAGACTGCCAGATATGACACTAAACATAAACCCTGATGCAGAACGCGATTTGCAGCGCAAGAGATACTCACAGAAAACAAG GTGGGACCCTAAAAAGAGGAAATTTACCCAAAATATAGTGGATAATCTGACTAAAGAAGTTTATAAAAACGAATCTGGTGTGAAAGTTAG GGGTGAAATGCAGTGTAAAGGGTTGCTGAAGAAATGGATGGCCATTTCCAAAATTAGGCTACAAAAATCAGGGGAAATTGAAGAATCCAGGACTAGAACCTTTTTAAAATCTAAGAGATCAGCCAAAATTGATTGTGATGACGAAATTAACTTGAAAGGCGATAAATTTAGTGAGATTAGCAACCCTAAATACGCAG CACTGATTGACTCTTATAGGAGGGATAAAAAGTTGACACATAAGGAAACTAGATTGCTCAAAAAGATTActggtaaaattgataaaaatgatacGAATAAAATTGGAAAAGGTAATATGACCGGCCGAGAATTGAAAACTCCACTACAA aTACAATATGCACTAAAAAGATCAACAAGAGCCAATACAGTTGCGAAGTTTAAGAGAAGGCAAGAGGAAAAGATGGCGAAGCAGTCGGCGCCATCTAGGTCCATCAAGTTTTGTTGGATTTAA